The following are encoded together in the Conger conger chromosome 11, fConCon1.1, whole genome shotgun sequence genome:
- the LOC133141179 gene encoding prostaglandin E2 receptor EP4 subtype-like isoform X1 yields MTNSTYPIMTMDPTIPVIMFIFGVVGNMIAIVVLCKSRKEQKETTFYTLVCGLAVTDLLGTLLASPVTIATYVKGKWPGGDPLCEFSGFILLFFSLAGLSIICAMSIERYMAINHAYFYNHFIDQKIAGLTLFAIYISNILFCALPSMGLGQVKKQYPQTWCFIDWRSNENKHAAFSYMYAGFSSFLILSTVICNVLVCGALIRMHRRFMRRTSLGTGQGRITELRRRRSFGRTTGAEIQMVILLIATSAVVLICSIPLVVQVFVNQLYRTPVEARFDKNPDLQAIRIASVNPILDPWIYILLRKEVLLKVLEKIKCLFCKMGGRTPQHSGNFHCMDEPRFSSVASHESPYATASWELREVTSSSQTFLYQPEKREGLPDGHRSGQTGVNSSAGTPALEGLRRSDSLNECNAGGRTFLGSRVSVSLSFPKDPSLHVTFTDEGPDLQEKHI; encoded by the exons ATGACTAATAGCACTTACCCAATCATGACAATGGACCCAACTATCCCTGTTATAATGTTCATATTCGGGGTGGTTGGTAACATGATTGCCATAGTCGTGCTTTGCAAATCAAGAAAGGAGCAGAAAGAAACAACATTTTACACCCTGGTTTGCGGACTTGCTGTGACGGACCTTTTGGGAACTCTGCTTGCAAGCCCGGTCACTATCGCCACCTATGTGAAAGGAAAATGGCCAGGTGGGGACCCGTTGTGCGAATTTTCCGGATTCATCCTCCTGTTTTTTTCCTTAGCTGGTCTCAGTATAATATGTGCCATGTCAATCGAGAGGTACATGGCTATTAATCACGCTTACTTCTACAACCATTTTATTGATCAGAAGATTGCGGGGTTAACTCTTTTTGCCATTTATATTTCAAACATTCTTTTCTGTGCCCTGCCGAGCATGGGGCTTGGCCAAGTGAAGAAACAATATCCGCAAACTTGGTGTTTCATTGACTGGAGAAGTAACGAGAATAAGCACGCAGCATTCTCCTACATGTATGCGGGATTCAGTTCCTTTCTCATCCTGTCCACTGTTATTTGTAATGTACTTGTGTGCGGTGCTTTGATCAGAATGCACAGACGCTTTATGCGAAGGACATCCCTTGGCACTGGCCAAGGAAGGATTACCGAGCTCAGAAGAAGACGGAGTTTTGGACGTACGACCGGTGCAGAGATTCAAATGGTTATTTTACTCATCGCTACTTCAGCCGTGGTCCTCATTTGTTCAATACCACTAGTG GTGCAGGTGTTTGTGAACCAGCTGTACAGGACTCCAGTGGAGGCCAGGTTCGACAAGAACCCTGACCTCCAGGCCATCAGAATCGCCTCCGTCAACCCCATCCTGGACCCCTGGATCTACATCCTCCTGCGGAAGGAGGTTCTCCTGAAGGTCCTGGAGAAAATCAAGTGCCTCTTCTGTAAGATGGGGGGCCGGACTCCGCAGCACTCGGGGAACTTCCACTGCATGGACGAGCCACGCTTCTCTTCAGTGGCCTCCCACGAGTCCCCCTATGCCACGGCGTCCTGGGAGCTGAGGGAGGTCACCAGCTCCTCCCAGACGTTCCTCTACCAGCCCGAGAAACGTGAGGGACTCCCCGACGGACATCGCTCGGGGCAGACGGGGGTGAACTCATCCGCCGGAACCCCCGCTCTCGAGGGGCTGAGACGGTCGGACTCACTGAACGAGTGCAATGCAGGAGGCAGGACTTTCCTGGGGTCGAGAGTGAGCGTCAGCCTCTCGTTCCCAAAAGATCCGTCTCTCCACGTGACCTTCACGGACGAAGGGCCAGACCTGCAGGAGAAACACATTTAG
- the LOC133141179 gene encoding prostaglandin E2 receptor EP4 subtype-like isoform X2, whose protein sequence is MAFCVGVTLLTMHRRFMRRTSLGTGQGRITELRRRRSFGRTTGAEIQMVILLIATSAVVLICSIPLVVQVFVNQLYRTPVEARFDKNPDLQAIRIASVNPILDPWIYILLRKEVLLKVLEKIKCLFCKMGGRTPQHSGNFHCMDEPRFSSVASHESPYATASWELREVTSSSQTFLYQPEKREGLPDGHRSGQTGVNSSAGTPALEGLRRSDSLNECNAGGRTFLGSRVSVSLSFPKDPSLHVTFTDEGPDLQEKHI, encoded by the exons AATGCACAGACGCTTTATGCGAAGGACATCCCTTGGCACTGGCCAAGGAAGGATTACCGAGCTCAGAAGAAGACGGAGTTTTGGACGTACGACCGGTGCAGAGATTCAAATGGTTATTTTACTCATCGCTACTTCAGCCGTGGTCCTCATTTGTTCAATACCACTAGTG GTGCAGGTGTTTGTGAACCAGCTGTACAGGACTCCAGTGGAGGCCAGGTTCGACAAGAACCCTGACCTCCAGGCCATCAGAATCGCCTCCGTCAACCCCATCCTGGACCCCTGGATCTACATCCTCCTGCGGAAGGAGGTTCTCCTGAAGGTCCTGGAGAAAATCAAGTGCCTCTTCTGTAAGATGGGGGGCCGGACTCCGCAGCACTCGGGGAACTTCCACTGCATGGACGAGCCACGCTTCTCTTCAGTGGCCTCCCACGAGTCCCCCTATGCCACGGCGTCCTGGGAGCTGAGGGAGGTCACCAGCTCCTCCCAGACGTTCCTCTACCAGCCCGAGAAACGTGAGGGACTCCCCGACGGACATCGCTCGGGGCAGACGGGGGTGAACTCATCCGCCGGAACCCCCGCTCTCGAGGGGCTGAGACGGTCGGACTCACTGAACGAGTGCAATGCAGGAGGCAGGACTTTCCTGGGGTCGAGAGTGAGCGTCAGCCTCTCGTTCCCAAAAGATCCGTCTCTCCACGTGACCTTCACGGACGAAGGGCCAGACCTGCAGGAGAAACACATTTAG